In Nocardia terpenica, the genomic window CGGCCGGGCGCAGCTAAGCGGCAAGTGCCTCGGAGAGTTGGGTGATCTCGCGCTCCCGGCTGGCTTCCACTGCCGCCTCGCGAGTCCACGTGGACAGCAGCGAGGACACGAAGCCATGCAGGGCTACGGAGACGGCCAAGAGCGCGGGTACGGAACCGAACTGAATCGCCGCTAGCAGGTCACCGGCCAAGGCGTGGGGGAGAACGTTCAGCGCCACGGCCGCGACGAGCAGCAGGGCCTCGATGATGGCGAACGGCTTGCGGTTGAACGACTTGCCGAGGCGCATGCCTAGGGACGCGACGACCATGGTCACGACGATCGGCACGGTCACCATTGCCTCCATACCGAAGGCGAGCCAGGTGAGCGGGTCGGCGGTCCCGTGGGTCGTGACGGTCCGCTGGATGTTGAGGGCCGAGATACCGATGCCGACAGCGACCATGCCGTATAGCGCATAGTCGATGCGGGTCGAGATCTTCTTCGCCAGGGCGACCTTGCCGTACGGGCTGGTGATGCGCTTCTCGTCAGCAAGGGCCTTCGCCTCCCAGCGCTGCGCCTCGGCGTCCGCGCGGGCGATCTGGGCCTTGGTCCTACTCGCCTCTCCAGCCGCTTCGGCGGCCGTGCGGGCGGCGATGGTGGCGATGGAAAGTTGACGCGCGCAAAGCTCCTCAGCGAGCATGATGCGCTGGTCTGCCAGGTTCGCGGCAGCCTGGCCAAGCCGGGCCGAGACACTGGCGTCAGCGTCGTCGTTGATGCGCTTCACCAAGTCGGCGATGGACGACGGGGCGTCGGCGAGCAAGGGTGACTGTGACATGATTGTCATGCCGGGAAGCTCCATTCTTCTCGGTTCAAGCCCTTCGCTGGAGGACCAGTCCAGCGGAGGGCATTTTGTTGTGGCACTTCGCTTTCGAGTGGATGAGCCTCGGCGCGATCGGTAGTGCAATCGCGAGTTTGCCGCGTATCTGCAACGTCCGTCAAGGTGCGCTATTTCGGCTGGATCGACATCTACGCAGGTAGAGCGATAGCTGACTAGTGTCCAGGTTGAGCGTCAGGGAAGTGCGGCGAGGGCGGCGGGGGAGCTGCTAACCACCGGCTACTGCATTGACGGGAGCGTGGCGGCTGTAGGTACGCGGGGCGCTATTCCCAATTTTTCCCATACTGGGGTTCCGAGGGTGTGGACGCATCGATCCGGCGTCCCGCGGCATCGCCTGGCAGGCTGCCCGAAACGGAGGAAAAATCCTCTTTACCAGCTTGTATGCGCCATGCACCAGTCGGCCACTGGGGAGCGGGTCATCTTCTGATCGGTAGCCGCGCTATCGTTGGTAAGCGAAACAAGTGGACATCTCCGGCGCGAAGGCGGCCGCGCGGAGAGGCAATTCGGCGGTTCCCGGTCGGGAACCGAGCGAGGTGGAAGGTATGCGAAGTCTGGCCGTCGTGGGTGGGGGTGTGATCGGACTGGCGGTGGCGTGGCGCGCCGCCGAGGCGGGCTGGTCGGTCACCGTCATCGATCCCGCCGTCGGGCGGGGAGCCTCCTGGGTCGCGGGCGGAATGCTCGCCCCGCTGTCGGAGGGCTGGCCCGGAGAACACGAACCCCTGGAATTCGGCGCGGCCTCCCTGGCCCGCTGGCCCGGATTCGCCGCCCGGCTCGCGGCGGCGACCGGAATATCGGTCTTCGTCGCCGAACGAACCCTGACCGTGGCCCTGGACGCCGCCGACGCGGCCGACCTGCGCACCGTCGCCGAATTCGTCGGCGAGCGTGGGTACGACCTGCGGCTGCTGGACCGGGCGGGCGTGCGCGAGGTGCAACCGAATCTGGCCCGCACCGTGCGCGTCGGGCTGCTCTCGGTAACCGAAGCGGCCGTGGACAATCGGCTGGTGCTCGACGCCCTGCGCCGCTGCTGCGCCGCGGCCGGGGTGCGGGTGCGCGCCGAAGCGGTCGCCGATCTCGGCGAGCTGCCGCACGACCGGATCGTGCTGGCCGCCGGCGCCGCCTCCGCGCTGCTGCGCCCGGAGCTGCCGGTGCGCCCGGTGAAGGGCGAGATCCTGCGGCTGCGGCACCGCCCCGGTGTGCCGCCCGTCCCCGAACACGTGGTCCGCGCCCGGGTGCACGGCCGCGAGCTGTACATGGTTCCCCGCGCCGACGGAATCGTGGTCGGCGCAACGCAATTGGAGGCCGGTTTCGATACCGCCGTCACCGTCGCCGGGGTCCGCGACCTGATCGCCGACGCCGAGGCGATCCTGCCCGCGCTGGGCGAATACGAACTGGCCGAGGCGAATGCGGGCTCCCGCCCCGGCACCCCCGACAATCTCCCGCTGATCGGACCGCTCGACGAGCGGATCGTCGTGGCAACCGGCCACGGCCGCAACGGAATTCTGGACATCCCACTCACCGCCGACGCGGTGCTGGGTGTGCTGGCGGGCGAGCCGCTCGCCGAGGCGAAAGCCGCCGACCCCCATCGTTTCTCGACCATCCGCGGCCGGGTGACCAGCGAAAGAGTCACCGCCGCAACGACTTCAGGAGGTGCGCTGTGACGGCCACGATACCCGTGGGAGTGACCGTGAACGGCCGGGACCACGAGTTCGCCGAGCCGCCGACCCTGCGCGAGGTGCTCGAGCGCCTGGGACTGCCCTGCCGGGGCGTCGCGGTGGCGGTCGACGGCGCGGTGTTCCCCAGGTCGCGCTGGGACGAGCGGGTCGGTCGCGGCTGGGAGATCGAAGTACTGACCGCGGTACAGGGAGGGTAATGCGATGACAGTCATGGAACCGATGTCGGCGACGCTGGTGGAACCGCTGCGGATCGCCGACCGGGAATTCGGCTCGCGCCTGATCATGGGCACCGGCGGCGCGGACAATCTGGCCGTGCTCGAGGAGGCGCTGATCGCCTCCGGCACCGCGCTGACTACCGTCGCGATGCGCCGGGTCGACGCGCTCGGCGGCACCGGCGTGCTGGATCTGCTGCGCCGCTTGGACATCGAGCCGCTGCCGAACACCGCGGGCTGCCGCACGGCCGCGGAGGCGGTGCTCACCGCGCAGCTGGCCCGCGAGGCGCTCGAGACCGACTGGGTCAAGCTGGAGGTCGTCGCCGACGAGCGCACCCTGCTCCCCGACGCCATCGAACTGGTCGGCGCCGCAGAGCAATTGGTCGACGACGGCTTCACGGTGCTGCCCTACACCACCGACGATCCGGTGCTGGCCCGGCGGCTCGAGGACGCCGGTTGCGCCGCGGTGATGCCGCTGGGCGCGCCCATCGGCACCGGCCTGGGCATCGGCAACGCGCACAATATCGAGATGATCGTCGCCGCCGCCGGGGTGCCGGTGATCCTCGACGCGGGCATCGGCACCGCCAGCGACGCCGCCCTCGCCATGGAGCTGGGCTGCGACGCGGTGCTGCTGGCCACCGCGGTCACCCGGGCCCGCCGCCCGGAGCTGATGGCCGCCGCCATGGCCGATGCGGTCAAGGCCGGTTATCTGGCTCGCCGGGCGGGCCGGATTCCCAAGCGGTTCTGGGCCCAGGCGTCCTCCCCGGCGCGCTGATACCTCCCTCGATCAGGGGATTCCCAGGTCCGACTCCGGGTTTCGGTCATCCTCGAGGATGACCGGACACGCGACCTGTGAGCGATAGTGCGTGCGGCGATCATCGGCAAGACTTGTCGGCATGATCGAAGTGAAGGGTTTGACCAAGCGCTTCGGCCAGACCGTCGCGGTCGACAATCTGTCGTTCACGGTCCAGCCGGGGCAGGTGACCGGCTTTCTCGGCCCGAACGGCGCCGGTAAGTCGACCACCATGCGCATGATCCTGGGCCTGGATCGGCCCACCGCCGGTACGGCGCTGATCGAGGGTCAGCCGTACACGCGGCTGGATCGTCCGCTGCACACGGTCGGTTCGCTGCTGGACGCGAAGTGGGTGCACCCCAATCGCTCCGCGCGTTCGCATCTGCGCTGGATGGCGGCGGCCAACGATCTACCCCTGTCCCGGGTGGAGGAGGTGCTGCGCCTGGTCGGCCTCGCCGAGGTGGCCGACAAGAAGGCGGGCGGCTTCTCCCTGGGCATGTCGCAGCGGCTCGGCCTGGCCGGCGCGCTGCTCGGCGACCCGCCGGTGCTGCTGTTCGACGAGCCGGTCAACGGCCTCGACCCGGAGGGCATCCTGTGGATCCGCCGGTTCATGCAGCGCCTGGCCGCCGAGGGCCGCACCGTGCTGGTCTCCAGCCACCTGCTGTCGGAAATGGCGCAGACGGCCGACCATCTGGTCGTGATCGGCCGCGGCAAGCTGATCGCCGACACCGGCACCAAGGACTTCATCGACCGCGCCTCCGAGTCGACCATCCGGGTCCGCAGCCCGCAGCTGGACCAGCTGCGCAGCCTGCTCACCTCGGCCGGCATGACGGTGCGCGAGGACGACGGCCCGGCCCTGGTCGTGGTCGGCGAGACCAGCGATGCCGTCGGCAAGGTGGCCGGTGAGAACGGCATCACACTCTACGAATTGGCCCCGATGCAGGCGTCGCTCGAGGAGGCGTTCATGCGCATGACCGGAGGCGCGGTGCAGTACCACGCCGAGGGCCTGGACCAGTCGATGGGAGGTGCGCTCTGATGGGCGTGCTGGCAGCGGAACGCATCAAGCTCACCTCCACCAAGTCGCCGATGTGGTGCACCGCGCTGACCGTGGTGGCGGCGCTCGGCATCATCGTGCTGTTCAGCCTGATCCTCAACGCGGGCGCCGACGCGCACAACGGTCAGGCGGGCGGCGAGCCCGGCACCGGCGCGGGCGGCTACGCGGACAACTCGCTGGCCGGTATCGGCATCACCGGTGCGGCCCAGGGCATGCCGGGCTTCGGCTACATCCTGATCATGATCCTGGCGACGCTGGCCATCACCAGCGAATACCGCTTCGGGACGATCAAGACCACCTTCCTGGCGGTGCCGAACCGCACCACCGTGCTGGTGGCCAAGGCCGGTCTGATCGCGGCGTCGGCGGCGGTGCTGTCGGTGGTGCTCACCTTCCTCAGCTTCTTCCTGATGAAGGCCATCCTCTCCGCCGACGAGGGCCGCTATCTGAGCCTGAATCACAACCTGCACATCTTCTACGCGGTGCCGATCTTCGTGGCGCTGGTGGTGTTCCTGGCCGTCGGTGTCGGCGCGCTCATCCGCCAGTCGGCCGGTGCGCTGTCGCTGCTGATCGTGTGGCCGGTGGTCGTGGAACCCATCGTCGGCGCATTCGGCAAGTGGGGCCGCGAGATCCAGGTGTTCCTGCCCTTCCAGAACGCGGGCCGCTTCATCGGTAGCACCGATGGCGGCGGCCAGCCCTGGCACTGGGGTCAGTGGGGCGCACTGCTCTACTTCGCCTTCATCGTCGCTGTCGTCTTCGGCGCCGCGGTATACGTGGTGAACAAGCGCGACGCGTGAGACCTGCCCGCTCCCGGGCGCATTCCCTCGCCGCCCGGGACGGGGGCGCGGTCCCGTCGGGGGACCGCAGCACCCAGGGGTCACGCCGGCCACTGCCCGGCCGACGTGACAGCACCGGCCCGATGCGAACTCCTCGCATCGGGCCGGTGCGTTTTCGGGATCTAAACATCCTATTCGGAAATGGTCGGTTAACTGTGACTCACACCGCTTCCCCAGGGAAAAGGTGGTGGGTAGAGTCGCTCCAGCAACCACAGCGCTATCCATCGGCGGCCCCATCGATGTGCCCGCTCCGTCCGGTTGAGAGGTGCAACGTGGCGATCATTGCGGAACCACCCGGTGAGCGCGGGCTGAGATACGCTCTGGGCGTGAGCGAAACACCCTCCGGTGACGGCGAGAACGCGCGTCGCCCGGCCGGCGCGGACGACTCGCCGAGCCGGTCGGATGTGGTGATCCCGCTGACTCCCGTCGACGCCGAGGGCGAGCCCGAGTCCGGCGACGTCCGCCGCCCGAGCGGGCGGCTGCGGCCGGGTCAGCTGTCGGCCCTGATGGCCGCCGCGAATCAGCGGGCCGATCTGATCGGCGTGATCCGCCGGGCGCGCGAAAACCTGCCCGGCGACCCGGCTTTCGGCGACCCGCTGTCGGTGTCGGGTCCCGGTGGCCCGCGCGCGGTGGCGCGGGCGGCGGACAAGCTGGTGGGCGATTCGCCGAGCGCGGCGCGCGAGATCGGCCTGGGCGCCCTGCAGGTCTGGCAGGCGATGATGGAGCGCGTCGGCCGCGGCAAGGGCAGTCAGCAGGTGACGGTCATGTTCACCGATCTGGTGGCCTTCTCGAGCTGGTCGCTGTCGGCGGGCGACGAGGCGACGCTGGAGCTGCTGCGGCGGGTGGCCAAGGCCGTCGAGCCGCCGATCGCCGACCGCGGCGGCCAGGTGGTCAAGCGCATGGGCGACGGGGTGATGGCGGTGTTCGCCTCGCCCGACGGCGCGGTGCGGGCGGCGGTGGCCGCCAAGCAGCGGCTGGCCCGCATCGAGGTGCAGGGCTACAAGCCGCAGATGCGGGTGGGATTGCACACCGGCAGCCCGCGCGAACTCGGCGGCGACTGGCTGGGCGTGGACGTGACCATCGCCGCCCGCGTCATGGAGTCCGGCGGCAACGGCAACACCATGCTGTCCGAACCCACGCTGCTGGCCTTGCAGCCGGAGACGCTGGCCGAATTGGGTTGCAGCGCACGGCCGTACCGCAGAAGCTTCTTCGCGGCCCCGTTGAGCGGGGTACCGGAAGACCTACGAATTTTCCGCCTGGACGGCGAGTAGCAGTCAGCCCATCATCCAGGTGATCGCGCCGACCGCCGCCAGCACGCCGCAGACGGCGAGGGCGACCGCGAGCCAGCGGGTGTTCTTCCACGTGGTGTAGGCGCCGCCGAAGAGGAAACCGGCGAGGGCGAACAGGAAGACCACGATCACGGAGTGGGACACGTGCCCCATCATGCCGTGTCGCGTTTTCGGCGGGTACCGCACCCTGCGGCAGCCCTGTTCACCTGCGATGATGCTAATTAACAAGCACGCAGGCTTGATTTTTTCGTGGCCCGATGTGACCCTGTAGGCGAATGCAGCGAAGCGGCTGCGCAGAGCCAGGTCTCGAGGAGGCGGCGCGCGATATGACCAGTCTGGCCGCCGACCCGGAGGTACTCCGGATCGGCAACTGCTCGGGGTTCTACGGCGACCGGGCGAGCGCGATGCGGGAGATGCTCGAGGGCGGGCAGCTCGACGTGCTCACCGGCGACTATCTCGCCGAACTCACCATGCTCATCCTCGGCCGCGACCGGATGAAGGACCCGGACCTCGGCTACGCCAAGACCTTCGTCCGCCAGCTGGAGGACGGTCTGGGCCTGGCGCTCGAGCGCGGGGTGAAGATCGTCGTCAATGCGGGCGGGCTGAATCCGGCCGGGCTCGCGCGGCGGGTGCGCGAGGTGGCCGACCGGCTCGGCGTCGCGGCGAGGGTCGCGCACGTCGAGGGCGACGATCTGCTCGCGCGCGCCGGGGAACTCGGGCTCGGGTCGCCGCTGGCCGCCAATGCCTACCTCGGCGCGTGGGGAATCGCCGCGTGCCTGCGGGCGGGCGCGGATGTGGTGGTGACCGGCCGGGTCACCGACGCCGCGCTGGTCGTCGGCCCGGCCGCGGCGCATTTCGGTTGGGCGCGTGAGGATTTCGACGCGCTGGCGGGCGCGGTGGTGGCCGGGCACGTGATCGAGTGCGGCACCCAGGCCACCGGCGGCAATTTCGCCTTCTTCACCGAGATCGAGGATCTGGACCGGCCCGGCTTCCCGATCGCGGAGGTCCGCCGCGACGGCAGCAGCGTCATCACCAAGCATCCGGGCACCGGCGGCGTGGTCACCGTCGACACCGTCGAGGCCCAGCTCATGTACGAGATCCAGGGCGCGCGCTACGCCGGACCGGACGCGACCGCGCGGCTGGACAGCATCCGGCTCACCGCGGACGGGCCGGACCGGGTGCTGATCGACGGGGTGCGGGGGGAGGCCCCGCCGCCGACGCTGAAGGTGTCGCTCAATACGCTCGGCGGCTTCCGCAACGAGATGTCCTTCGTGCTCACCGGTCTCGACATCGAGGCCAAGGCGCACCTGGCGCAGCGGCAGCTGGAGAAGTGGCTGCCGGTGCGGCCCGCCGAACTGGACTGGACCCTGGCGCGGCTGGATCGCCCCGACGCCGACACCGAGGAACAGGCCAGCGCGCTGCTGCGGTGCGTGGTGCGCGATCCGGATCCGAATCGGGTCGGCCGCGGCTTCTCGAATGTAGCGGTGGAACTGGCGCTGGCGAGCTACCCCGGGTTCACCCTGACCTCCCCACCCGGAAACGGTTCGCCTTACGGGGTTTTCACACCCGGCTCTGTGGATGCGGCCGAGGTTGCGCACAGGGCCGTCCTGCCCGACGGCACGCGTGTGGACATCCCGCATACCACAACCACGCGCGAGTTGGCCGAGGTTGCCGCGCCCGCGCTGCCGGACCCGTTGCCGCGCGGTGAAACCCGCCGCGTCCCGCTGGGGACCATTGCCCTGGCCCGCAGCGGCGACAAGGGCGGCAATGCCAATATCGGCGTCTGGGTGCGCACCGACGATCAGTGGCGCTGGCTCGCCCACACCCTGACCGTCGACGCGTTGCGCGCGCTGCTGCCGGAGACCGCGACGCTGCCGATCACCCGGCACGTGCTGCCGAATCTGCGGGCGCTCAACTTCGTCGTCGAGGGGCTGCTCGGCCAGGGCGTCGCCTATCAGGCCCGATTCGACCCCCAGGCCAAGGGACTCGGCGAATGGCTGCGGTCCCGTCACCTCGATATTCCCGTGGAGCTGCTGCCATGAGTCATGTGAACCCCTGGGAGACGCCCGAGCGGCGCGAATTGCGCGCCACCGTGCGCGGTTTCGCCGAGCGCGAGGTGCTGCCGTTCCTGGACGACTGGGAACGCGCCGGGGAGATCCCGCGCGAACTGCACAAGAAGGCCGGGGCGCTGGGCCTGCTGGGCATCCAGTTCCCCGAGGCCGCGGGCGGTTCCGGCGGCGACGGCATCGACGCGGTCGTGGTGTGCGAGGAGATGCACTACGCGGGGTGTTCGGGTGGGCTGTTCGCCTCGCTGTTCACCTGTGGCATCGCGGTGCCGCACCTCATCGCCGCGGGCGATCGGGGGCAGATCGAGCGCTGGGTGCGGCCGACGCTGGCGGGGGAGAAGATCGGTTCGCTGGCCATTACCGAGCCGGGCGGCGGTTCCGACGTGGGCCACCTGCGCACCACCGCGGTGCGCGACGGCGACGAATACGTCGTCAACGGCGCCAAGACCTTCATCACCTCGGGTGTGCGCGCCGACTACGTGGTGACGGCGGTGCGCACGGGAGGCCCCGGCGCGGCGGGTGTTTCGCTGCTCGTCGTGGAGAAGGGCACGCCCGGTTTCACGGTCGGCCGCAAGCTGGAGAAGATGGGCTGGCTGGCCTCCGACACCGCCGAGCTGTCGTATGTGGATGTGCGCGTGCCGGTCTCGAATCTGGTGGGGCCGGAGAACTCCGGATTCGCCCAGATCGCACAGGCATTCGTGAGCGAGCGCGTCGGCCTGGCCGCGCAGGCGTACGGGCACGCGCAGCGCTGCCTGGACCTGACCCTGCAATGGTGCCGGGACCGGGAGACCTTCGGCCGCCCGCTGATCGGCAGGCAGGCCGTGCAGAACACCCTGGCGGAGATGGCGCGTCGCATCGATGTCGCGCGGGTGTACACCCGCCACGTGGTGGAGCGCGCCGCCCACGGCGACACCGATCTCATCGCCGAGGTGTGCTTCGCCAAGAACACCGCGGTCGAGACCGCCGAATGGGTTGCGCACCAAGCGGTTCAGCTGTTCGGCGGGCTCGGCTACATGCGCGAGTCCGAGGTCGAGCGGCACTATCGGGATGTGCGCATCCTCGGTATCGGCGGCGGCACCACCGAGATCCTGACCAGCCTCGCGGCCAAGCGATTGGGGTTCCAGTCTTGAGTATTCTGCGCACTTCCCTGGATTCGACGTCGGCGGACTATCGGGCCGCCGCCGAGGCCATGACCACCAAGCTCATCGAGGTGGAGGGCGAATACGCCAAGAACATCGCGGGCGGCGGGCCGGACAAGATGGCCCGGCATCGCAAACGCGGCAAGCTGACCGCGCGCGAGCGCATCGAACTGCTCATCGACGAGGACTCCCCGTTCCTGGAGCTGGCCCCGCTGGCGGCCTGGGGCAGCGAATTCCATGTGGGTGCGAGCGTGATCGCGGGCATCGGCATCGTCGAGGGCGTTGAATGCATGATCGTCGCACCGGATCCGACGGTGCGCGGCGGCACATCCAATCCGTGGACGCTGCGAAAGAACCTGCGCATGAACGATATCGCGCTGGAGAACCGGTTGCCGGTCATCGGCCTGGTGGAGTCGGGCGGCGCGGATCTGCCGACGCAGAAGGAAGTGTTCGTGCCGGGCGGGCGCATGTTCCGGGATCTGACCCGGCTGTCGGCGGCCGGAATACCCACCATCGCACTGGTTTTCGGCAACTCCACCGCGGGCGGCGCGTACATTCCCGGCATGTCCGACTACACGGTCATGATCAAGGAGCGCTCCAAGGTGTTCCTGGGCGGCCCGCCGTTGGTGAAGATGGCGACCGGCGAGGAGTCCGACGACGAATCCCTCGGCGGGGCCGACATGCATTCCCGCGTTTCGGGTCTGGCCGACTATCTGGCCGTGGACGAGCCGGACGCCATCCGCCTGGGCCGGTCCATCGTGAAGCGGCTGAACTGGAAGAAGCAGGGCCCGGCCCCGCGCCCGTCGAGCCAGGTCATCGAGCCGCTGTACGACCAGGAGGAGCTGCTCGGCATCGTGCCGACCGACCTCAGGATCCCCTTCGACCCGCGCGAGGTGATCGCCCGCGTCGTCGACGGCTCCGACTTCGACGAGTTCAAGCCGCTGTACGGGTCGAGTCTGGTCACCGGATGGGCGGAGCTGCACGGCTATCCGATCGGCATCCTCGCCAATGCCCGCGGCGTGCTGTTCTCCGAGGAGTCGCAGAAGGCCACCCAGTTCATCCAGCTGGCCAATCGGTCGAACACCCCATTGCTGTTCCTGCACAACACGACCGGCTACATGGTCGGCAGGGAATACGAGCAGAAGGGCATCATCAAGCACGGCGCGATGATGATCAACGCGGTCTCCAACTCCACGGTGCCGCACATCTCGGTGCTCATGGGCGCCTCCTACGGCGCGGGCCACTACGGCATGTGCGGGCGCGCCTACGATCCGCGCTTCGTCTTCGCCTGGCCCAGCGCGAAATCCGCGGTGATGGGCGGCGCGCAGCTGGCCGGGGTGATCTCGATCGTGGGCCGGGCGGCCGCCGAGGCCAAGGGGCAGCCGTTCGACGAGGAGGCCGATGCCGGGATGCGCGCCATGATCGAGGCGCAGATCGAGGCCGAGTCGCTGGCGATGTTCATGTCCGGGCGCCTCTACGACGACGGCGTCATCGACCCCCGCGATACCCGCACGGTGTTGGGAATGGCGTTGTCGGCCATCCACAATGCCCCGATCAAGGGCGCCGAGGGCTTCGGCGTCTTCCGAATGTGAGGCGGCCGTGAATATTTCGACTGTTCTGGTTGCCAATCGTGGCGAGATCGCCCGCCGGGTGTTCGCCACCTGCCGTCGCCTCGGCCTCGGCACCGTCGCGGTGTACTCCGACGCCGACGCCGCGGCCCCGCACGTGGCCGAGGCGGACGCGGCGATTCGGTTGCCCGGCAACACGTCCGGCGAGACCTATCTGCGCGGCGAGCTGATCGTCGAGGCGGCCCTGGCCGCCGGGGCCGACGCCGTGCATCCCGGGTACGGATTCCTCTCGGAGAACGCCGATTTCGCGCGCGCGGTGATCGCGGCGGGCCTGACCTGGATCGGGCCGCCGATCACCGCCATCGAGCAGATGGGCTCCAAGGTGGAGTCCAAGAAGATGATGGACGCCGCCGGTGTCCCGGTGCTGGCCGAACTCGATCCCGCCGAGGTCACCGCGGAGCTGCTGCCGGTGCTGATCAAGGCGTCGGCGGGCGGCGGCGGCCGCGGCATGCGGGTGGTGCGCTCGCTCGACGAACTGCCGGGGCAGCTGGAAGCCGCACGGCGCGAGGCGGAGTCGGCCTTCGGCGATCCGACCGTCTTCTGCGAGCGCTATCTGGAGACCGGCCGCCACATCGAGGTGCAGGTGCTGGCCGACGCCCACGGCACCGTGTGGGCGGTCGGCGAGCGCGAGTGCTCGATCCAGCGGCGGCACCAGAAGGTGCTGGAGGAGGCCCCCTCTCCGCTGGTGGAACGCGTCGAGGGCATGCGTGGGCGGCTGTTCGACGCGGCCCGGCTGGCCGCCGAGGCCATCGCCTACGAGGGCGCGGGCACCGTCGAATTCCTCGCCGACGACAAGGGCGAGTTCTACTTCCTGGAGATGAACACCCGCCTGCAGGTGGAACATCCGGTCACCGAGTGCACGACCGGGCTGGACCTGGTCCGGCTGCAACTACAGGTGGCGCAGGGATACCGGCTGCCGTCGGATCCGCCGCCGTCGCACGGTCATTCGATCGAGGTGCGATTGTACGCGGAGGACCCCGCGCACGACTGGCAGCCGCAGAGCGGCGTCGTGCATCGCATCGACTTCGGCGGCGGCGCACCGGGTTTCACCGTGCTCGACCGGCCCGGAATCCGGCTGGACTCGGGCGTGGTCGACGGTTCGGTGGTGGGGGTGTTCTACGACCCGATGCTGGCCAAGGTCATCTCCTACGCCGACACCCGCGACGAGGCGGCGCGCCTGCTGGCCACGGCCCTGCGGCGGGCCCGGATCCACGGCCTGGTCACCAATCGCGATCTGCTGGTCCGGATACTGCGCCACCCGGCGTTCCTGGCCGGTGACACCGATACCGCGTTCTTCGCCACGCACGGGCTGGAAAACCTTTCGGCCCCACTGGTTTCCGAGTCGGACGAGCGGCTGTCGATCGTGGCCGCCGCGCTCGCCGAGGCCGCGGCCAATCGGGCGGCCGCGCGCGTCGGCGGTGGATTGCCCAGCGGCTGGCGCAATCTCCCGTCGCAACCGCAGTCCAAGTCCTACGAGAGCCGGACGAGCGGGACGCACGAGGTGCGTTATCGGCTCACCCGGGGCGGGCTGGAGGTCGAGGGGTTCGATGGGCTCGAATTGGTCGAAGCCACACCGGATTCCGTTACTCTGCTGGTTCCCGGAGATTTCGGCGTCAACCCGGTGCGTCGAACCTTCGAGGTCGCCCGGTACGGCGATCTGGTCACCGTGGATTCACCGCTCGGCCCCGTCGCCGTCCGCCGCCTGCCCCGCTTCCCCGACCCGGCCGATCAGGTCGCCGAGGGCTCGCTGTTGGCCCCCATGCCGGGCTCGGTGATCCGGGTGGGCGCGGCGGCGGGAGACCGGGTCGAGCCGGGCCAGCCCATCCTGTGGCTGGAGGCGATGAAGATGGAGCACACCATCGCCGCTCCCGCCGCGGGCGTGCTCGCCGAGCTGAATGTGACCGCGGGACAGCAGGTCGACGTCGGCGCCGTGCTGGCCGTCGTGCAGTCCGACGATTCCACCGAGACCCAGGAGTAGGGCCATGAGCTTCATCGAAAGCGACGAGCGCAAGCAATTGCGGGCGGCGGTCGCCCAGTTGGCGGGCAAGTACAACTTCCGCGACTACGTCTCGCCGAAGGCCCGCGCCAACCAGCCGCTGTCCGAATTGTGGGACGAGGCAGGGCGATTGGGCTTCCTCGGGGTGAACCTGCCCGAGAAGTACGGTGGCGGCGGGGCGGGCATCTACGAGCTGTCGCTGGTGCTGGAGGAGCTGTCCGCGCAGGGCGCGGGCCTGCTGCTGATGGTGGTCTCCCCGGCCATCTGCGGCACCATCCTCACCAGGTACGGCACCGAGGAGCAGAAGCGGTACTGGCTGACCCGCCTGGCCGACGGCTCGTCGAAGATGGTGTTCGGCATCACCGAGCCCGACGCGGGCTCCAACTCGCACCACATCACGACCACGGCCCGGCGCGACGGCGGCGAC contains:
- the thiO gene encoding glycine oxidase ThiO translates to MRSLAVVGGGVIGLAVAWRAAEAGWSVTVIDPAVGRGASWVAGGMLAPLSEGWPGEHEPLEFGAASLARWPGFAARLAAATGISVFVAERTLTVALDAADAADLRTVAEFVGERGYDLRLLDRAGVREVQPNLARTVRVGLLSVTEAAVDNRLVLDALRRCCAAAGVRVRAEAVADLGELPHDRIVLAAGAASALLRPELPVRPVKGEILRLRHRPGVPPVPEHVVRARVHGRELYMVPRADGIVVGATQLEAGFDTAVTVAGVRDLIADAEAILPALGEYELAEANAGSRPGTPDNLPLIGPLDERIVVATGHGRNGILDIPLTADAVLGVLAGEPLAEAKAADPHRFSTIRGRVTSERVTAATTSGGAL
- a CDS encoding ABC transporter ATP-binding protein, whose protein sequence is MIEVKGLTKRFGQTVAVDNLSFTVQPGQVTGFLGPNGAGKSTTMRMILGLDRPTAGTALIEGQPYTRLDRPLHTVGSLLDAKWVHPNRSARSHLRWMAAANDLPLSRVEEVLRLVGLAEVADKKAGGFSLGMSQRLGLAGALLGDPPVLLFDEPVNGLDPEGILWIRRFMQRLAAEGRTVLVSSHLLSEMAQTADHLVVIGRGKLIADTGTKDFIDRASESTIRVRSPQLDQLRSLLTSAGMTVREDDGPALVVVGETSDAVGKVAGENGITLYELAPMQASLEEAFMRMTGGAVQYHAEGLDQSMGGAL
- a CDS encoding adenylate/guanylate cyclase domain-containing protein, whose amino-acid sequence is MSETPSGDGENARRPAGADDSPSRSDVVIPLTPVDAEGEPESGDVRRPSGRLRPGQLSALMAAANQRADLIGVIRRARENLPGDPAFGDPLSVSGPGGPRAVARAADKLVGDSPSAAREIGLGALQVWQAMMERVGRGKGSQQVTVMFTDLVAFSSWSLSAGDEATLELLRRVAKAVEPPIADRGGQVVKRMGDGVMAVFASPDGAVRAAVAAKQRLARIEVQGYKPQMRVGLHTGSPRELGGDWLGVDVTIAARVMESGGNGNTMLSEPTLLALQPETLAELGCSARPYRRSFFAAPLSGVPEDLRIFRLDGE
- a CDS encoding thiazole synthase, which codes for MSATLVEPLRIADREFGSRLIMGTGGADNLAVLEEALIASGTALTTVAMRRVDALGGTGVLDLLRRLDIEPLPNTAGCRTAAEAVLTAQLAREALETDWVKLEVVADERTLLPDAIELVGAAEQLVDDGFTVLPYTTDDPVLARRLEDAGCAAVMPLGAPIGTGLGIGNAHNIEMIVAAAGVPVILDAGIGTASDAALAMELGCDAVLLATAVTRARRPELMAAAMADAVKAGYLARRAGRIPKRFWAQASSPAR
- the thiS gene encoding sulfur carrier protein ThiS, whose product is MTATIPVGVTVNGRDHEFAEPPTLREVLERLGLPCRGVAVAVDGAVFPRSRWDERVGRGWEIEVLTAVQGG
- a CDS encoding ABC transporter permease translates to MGVLAAERIKLTSTKSPMWCTALTVVAALGIIVLFSLILNAGADAHNGQAGGEPGTGAGGYADNSLAGIGITGAAQGMPGFGYILIMILATLAITSEYRFGTIKTTFLAVPNRTTVLVAKAGLIAASAAVLSVVLTFLSFFLMKAILSADEGRYLSLNHNLHIFYAVPIFVALVVFLAVGVGALIRQSAGALSLLIVWPVVVEPIVGAFGKWGREIQVFLPFQNAGRFIGSTDGGGQPWHWGQWGALLYFAFIVAVVFGAAVYVVNKRDA